A genomic region of Mus musculus strain C57BL/6J chromosome 7, GRCm38.p6 C57BL/6J contains the following coding sequences:
- the Olfr690 gene encoding olfactory receptor 690, with amino-acid sequence MLGTNFTIIHPTVFILLGIPGLEQYHTWLSIPFCLMYIAAVLGNGALILVVLSERTLHEPMYVFLSMLAGTDILLSTTTVPKTLAIFWFHAGEIPFDACIAQMFFIHVAFVAESGILLAMAFDRYVAICTPLRYSAVLTPMAIGKMTLAIWGRSIGTIFPIIFLLKRLSYCRTNVIPHSYCEHIGVARLACADITVNIWYGFSVPMASVLVDVALIGISYTLILQAVFRLPSQDARHKALNTCGSHIGVILLFFIPSFFTFLTHRFGKNIPHHVHILLANLYVLVPPMLNPIIYGAKTKQIRDSMTRMLSVVWKS; translated from the coding sequence ATGCTTGGAACTAACTTCACTATCATCCATCCAACTGTGTTCATCCTGCTTGGAATCCCAGGGCTGGAGCagtaccacacctggctttctatTCCTTTTTGTCTTATGTACATTGCTGCAGTCTTGGGGAACGGAGCCCTCATCCTTGTTGTCCTGAGTGAACGCACCCTCCATGAGCCCATGTATGTCTTTCTGTCCATGCTGGCTGGCACTGATATTCTCCTGTCAACCACCACTGTGCCTAAGACCTTGGCTATCTTTTGGTTCCATGCTGGGGAGATCCCCTTTGATGCCTGCATTGCTCAGATGTTTTTCATCCACGTTGCTTTTGTGGCTGAGTCGGGAATCCTTCTGGCCATGGCATTTGACCGATATGTGGCTATTTGTACTCCTCTGAGATACTCAGCCGTCTTAACACCTATGGCAATTGGAAAAATGACCCTGGCCATCTGGGGACGGAGCATTGGGACAATTTTCCCTATCATATTTCTGCTGAAGAGGCTGTCATACTGCAGGACCAATGTCATCCCACACTCATATTGTGAGCATATTGGTGTAGCCAGATTGGCTTGTGCTGACATCACTGTCAATATCTGGTATGGCTTCTCGGTGCCAATGGCTTCAGTTTTGGTAGATGTTGCACTCATTGGTATTTCTTATACGTTGATCCTCCAGGCTGTGTTTAGACTTCCTTCCCAGGATGCTAGGCACAAGGCCCTCAATACCTGTGGTTCTCACATTGGGGTCATTCTCCTCTTTTTCATACCATCattttttactttccttactcaTCGCTTTGGCAAGAACATCCCCCACCATGTGCACATTCTTCTGGCAAATCTCTATGTGTTGGTTCCCCCCATGCTTAACCCTATCATCTATGGTGCTAAGACCAAGCAAATTAGGGACAGCATGACTCGCATGTTGTCTGTTGTGTGGAAGTCTTGA
- the Olfr691 gene encoding olfactory receptor 691: protein MIHSNITPIHPAFFVLVGIPGLEAYHTWLSIPLCLMYVTAVLGNSILIMVIITERNLHEPMYFFLSMLAITDILLSTTTVPKALTIFWLHAHNIAFDACVTQVFFVHTMFVGESAILLAMAFDRFIAICAPLRYATVLTWSTVGRIALAIVIRSICIIFPVIFLLKRLPFCRTNIVPHSYCEHIGVARLACADITVNIWYGFSVPIVMVIVDVILIAVSYSLILRAVFRLPSQDARHKALSTCGSHLCVILMFYVPSFFTLLTHRFGRNIPRHVHILLANLYVVVPPMLNPIVYGVKTKQIREGVVHWFLDIKTLCCSSPLG from the coding sequence ATGATTCATAGCAACATCACCCCCATCCACCCTGCATTTTTTGTGCTAGTTGGCATCCCTGGGTTGGAGGCTTATCATACCTGGTTGTCTATACCCCTGTGCCTCATGTATGTCACTGCAGTCCTTGGAAACAGCATCCTGATAATGGTGATCATCACAGAACGGAACCTTCATGAACCCATGTATTTTTTCCTCTCCATGTTGGCCATCACGGACATCTTACTGTCCACCACAACTGTGCCCAAGGCCCTCACCATCTTTTGGCTCCATGCCCACAACATTGCCTTTGATGCCTGTGTCACCCAAGTCTTCTTTGTCCACACAATGTTCGTGGGGGAGTCGGCCATCTTGTTAGCCATGGCCTTTGACCGCTTTATAGCCATCTGTGCCCCACTGAGATATGCAACAGTGCTAACATGGTCCACAGTTGGGAGGATTGCTCTAGCCATTGTCATCAGAAGCATCTGTATTATCTTTCCTGTGATTTTCTTGCTGAAGCGGCTGCCGTTCTGCCGAACCAACATCGTCCCCCATTCCTACTGTGAGCACATTGGGGTGGCCCGCTTAGCTTGTGCAGATATAACTGTTAACATCTGGTACGGCTTCTCCGTGCCCATCGTCATGGTCATTGTGGATGTGATTCTCATTGCTGTGTCGTACTCGCTCATTCTCCGAGCAGTGTTTCGCTTGCCCTCCCAGGATGCTCGGCACAAAGCTCTCAGCACCTGTGGCTCGCACCTCTGTGTCATCCTCATGTTTTACGTTCCATCCTTCTTTACTTTACTGACCCATCGCTTTGGGAGAAACATTCCCCGACACGTGCATATCCTGCTGGCCAATCTTTATGTGGTGGTACCACCAATGCTGAACCCCATTGTCTACGGAGTGAAGACTAAACAGATCCGGGAGGGTGTGGTCCACTGGTTCTTGGACATCAAGACTCTGTGTTGTTCTTCACCTTTGGGATGA